Sequence from the Mustela erminea isolate mMusErm1 chromosome 8, mMusErm1.Pri, whole genome shotgun sequence genome:
GCTATGTtgacttccctttctttcttacaCAGGCTAcctcctctttctgcccctccttctgagCCTGTTTCAGACTCATTCTTACCTTGCAGAGCTTCTAGAACTGACCCTTCCCCACTTAGTCGCTCCTCAACCTTTAGCAGGGAGCATTTACAGGTGAATTAATCGGCACACggtgaaagaaaaacagaagtcagCAATTGCCAACAATACAGACTAAATACTTTATTAGGTTCCAAATTGAGAAAATGGTAGTGCGAACCTATTTCAGTATAAATCCACCGCCCTCCGCAAAGAGCCTGTCTTAGCATCCATGGCCCCCCAGTCGTGGTAGCGCCTGTACTCTTGGGGCCTCAGCAGGTACTGCCGCCCCTGGTAGTTGGGCAGCTCGTAGAGGACCCAGCAGCCCTCCAGCACGTGGAGGGAGCGAACCTCACTCAGGCGGAAGCGGTCCTGGATGCAGGAGCAGTCCTCGCTCAGCTCCGTCATGAGGCCTTTGTGGTCCTCTCTCTCATACAGCCGCAGCCTGTGGGAGCTTGCCTGCTCGGGCCACCaagagaaggagtgggagaagcaacCAAACAAGTGAACTTGGTAGGTGGGGGCACAGGATCGCCCAGGTGAAAGCCTGAGACTCTAACATG
This genomic interval carries:
- the LOC116597538 gene encoding gamma-crystallin C; this translates as MGKITFYEDRGFQGRCYECSSDCPNLQPYFSRCNSIRVDSGCWMLYERPNYQGHQYFLRRGDYPDYQQWLGLSDSIRSCCLIPQASSHRLRLYEREDHKGLMTELSEDCSCIQDRFRLSEVRSLHVLEGCWVLYELPNYQGRQYLLRPQEYRRYHDWGAMDAKTGSLRRAVDLY